The following coding sequences lie in one Rhodopirellula bahusiensis genomic window:
- a CDS encoding DUF1549 domain-containing protein encodes MPPIEPTIDPSDESPDSFAESSLVTAELVSPPVVDAELVPGWKRALASVGRWGLLLVLALMTFGFLCSGLSPDPSAIFDESRVGPNEVAKRDDSIGNGAGPDGIVLDNVAGASIEPVSLRSSQQESSSQPNSRKGDAGLALVAKKLEEQWRAELDSRDLDSAPMADWMTVCRRLSLALVGTGLSLEEMRSLQRLPEADRVETHRERLLNSDRFHHYWAERTARYLVGADEGPFIFYRGRRFRTWLAEQYAKNTRYDELVRMLITAEGVWTDRPEVNFHTVTFDSGENAPDPIRLAARTTRAFLGVRIDCLQCHDDFLGNVSLGDASWIMACGTDDETVNSAADTADGSWLLREGSQEDFHSLAAFFTAATSEGVQGLKDKRADYEYQYLYEDETVPVEPNVPFLRDLLPPRPEKQREQTDEKDDAAEQGDASEASAEHVVEQPKDAPESSELPKYLSDRERLAYWLTHRENKPAARAAVTRVWTLLFGQPPAIETDHGFQVGEVDNLPLDSPPSPMIETLTEAFIESDFNVRKLIRCITDSPAFRVSSRADFDVTEQHELAMAVFPVTHLRSEQVAGAAIQSGRIKTINRDSSFLVQLQQFGSLTDFLKRYGDLGEDEFTQQPVTITQRLVMLNGKLISETAGPNPILNASSHIEMFARDDEDVVRTSYLTVLNREPSERELAHFAERLTRESREKNDPPTSRKQEITDLTWALLNSSEFAWNH; translated from the coding sequence GACTCGTTCGCGGAAAGTTCGCTCGTAACGGCCGAGTTGGTTTCCCCACCGGTTGTCGACGCTGAACTCGTTCCGGGCTGGAAACGCGCACTCGCGTCCGTGGGCCGCTGGGGATTGTTGCTGGTCTTGGCGCTGATGACGTTTGGGTTTCTGTGCTCAGGTTTGAGTCCTGATCCTTCAGCAATCTTTGACGAGAGCCGCGTCGGTCCGAACGAAGTGGCTAAACGAGATGATTCAATCGGCAACGGGGCCGGTCCGGACGGGATCGTTTTGGACAACGTCGCGGGGGCATCGATCGAACCAGTCAGCCTGCGGTCGTCGCAGCAAGAATCATCAAGCCAACCAAATTCGCGAAAGGGCGATGCCGGACTCGCGTTGGTCGCGAAGAAGTTGGAGGAGCAGTGGCGTGCCGAGTTGGATTCTCGCGACTTGGACTCGGCTCCGATGGCTGACTGGATGACCGTTTGTCGTCGTTTGTCGCTGGCATTGGTGGGTACCGGATTGTCGCTCGAAGAGATGCGCTCGCTGCAGCGATTGCCCGAAGCCGATCGAGTCGAGACGCATCGTGAACGACTGCTCAATAGCGATCGGTTTCATCACTACTGGGCCGAACGCACGGCCCGCTACTTGGTCGGTGCCGATGAGGGGCCGTTCATCTTCTATCGTGGACGACGTTTCCGCACTTGGTTAGCGGAGCAATACGCCAAGAACACTCGCTACGACGAGTTGGTCCGAATGCTGATCACGGCCGAAGGTGTTTGGACCGACCGACCCGAAGTCAACTTCCACACCGTCACGTTTGATAGTGGGGAGAACGCTCCCGATCCAATTCGACTGGCGGCCCGGACCACGCGTGCTTTCTTGGGCGTGCGAATTGATTGCCTGCAGTGCCATGATGACTTCCTCGGAAATGTTTCGCTGGGTGACGCATCTTGGATCATGGCGTGCGGAACTGATGACGAAACAGTGAACTCCGCGGCGGACACGGCAGATGGGAGTTGGCTTCTTCGCGAAGGTAGCCAAGAGGACTTTCATTCGCTCGCGGCTTTCTTCACCGCAGCGACCAGCGAAGGTGTTCAGGGATTGAAAGACAAACGTGCCGACTACGAGTATCAATACTTGTATGAGGACGAAACGGTGCCGGTTGAGCCCAACGTTCCGTTCCTTCGCGATTTGTTGCCGCCGCGACCGGAGAAGCAACGCGAGCAAACCGATGAGAAGGACGATGCGGCGGAGCAGGGAGATGCGTCCGAAGCGTCTGCAGAACATGTGGTCGAGCAACCAAAGGATGCGCCGGAGTCCAGTGAGTTGCCCAAGTATTTGAGCGATCGGGAACGATTGGCGTATTGGTTGACGCATCGCGAAAACAAGCCGGCCGCTCGGGCGGCGGTGACTCGTGTGTGGACGTTGCTGTTTGGACAGCCACCCGCAATCGAAACGGACCACGGATTCCAGGTCGGTGAAGTCGACAACCTGCCGTTGGATTCGCCTCCTTCGCCAATGATCGAGACACTGACCGAGGCGTTCATCGAAAGTGATTTCAACGTTCGGAAACTGATTCGATGCATCACTGATTCACCCGCTTTTCGCGTGAGCAGCCGTGCAGACTTCGACGTGACGGAACAGCACGAATTGGCGATGGCGGTGTTCCCGGTGACTCACTTGCGAAGCGAGCAGGTTGCCGGTGCGGCGATTCAGTCGGGCAGGATCAAAACGATCAATCGTGATTCATCGTTCTTGGTTCAATTGCAACAATTTGGAAGCCTGACTGATTTCCTGAAACGATACGGAGATTTAGGCGAAGACGAGTTCACTCAGCAACCAGTCACGATCACTCAACGATTGGTGATGCTGAACGGGAAACTGATCAGCGAAACGGCAGGTCCCAATCCCATTTTGAATGCTTCGTCGCACATCGAAATGTTCGCGAGAGACGATGAAGATGTGGTTCGGACTTCGTATTTGACGGTCTTGAACCGGGAACCGAGCGAGCGTGAGTTGGCGCACTTCGCGGAACGTCTCACGCGTGAGAGTCGCGAAAAAAATGACCCGCCGACATCACGCAAACAAGAGATCACGGACCTGACGTGGGCTTTGCTTAACAGCAGTGAGTTTGCCTGGAACCATTGA
- a CDS encoding DUF1501 domain-containing protein codes for MSISFHDRAGLNDAGRPSNAGWQSNLCSAQVHLSRRRLLGAGSALMMSSLARRLTLAAEQQADSGIPPKSVILLWMEGGPSQLETFDPHPGTKFGGDVGDVATTLKNLRIADTMPRLAEQMHLCSLVRSVIGKEGDHERAIYAMKSGYRPDPTLEHPSIGSILCHADDAGADIPRHISILAGRNAATGGYLGPQFDAFKTGDPSEPVPDVRPRVDESRYQRRLDALNNVLEPQFTRGRIRNLQENRTLHLAGTQAARKMMSSDQLSAFDVKEESQAELDAFGDHAFGRSCLAASRLVEVGVRCVEVTLSGWDSHINNHSLQSSAAGTLDDGIAALLKRLEERGLLESTLVVCGGEFGRTPQINPAGGRDHWIHGFSTLLAGGGIRRGHVHGATGSEPNSEKPDAHVVDPVTIPDLHATILSTLGLDPTEELDTPIGRPMKRSEGEVIESVLGLV; via the coding sequence ATGAGCATCTCATTTCACGATCGCGCTGGGTTGAATGATGCTGGCCGGCCCAGCAACGCTGGCTGGCAAAGCAATCTGTGCAGTGCTCAGGTTCACCTTTCCCGACGACGTTTGTTGGGCGCTGGGTCAGCATTGATGATGTCGTCGCTGGCTCGCCGACTGACTTTGGCGGCGGAGCAACAGGCCGATTCGGGGATACCGCCAAAGAGTGTGATCTTGTTGTGGATGGAGGGTGGCCCGAGTCAATTGGAAACATTCGATCCGCATCCGGGAACCAAGTTCGGAGGCGATGTCGGTGATGTTGCCACGACGCTGAAGAACCTCCGCATCGCTGACACGATGCCGCGACTGGCGGAGCAAATGCATTTGTGTTCGTTGGTTCGAAGTGTGATCGGGAAAGAAGGCGATCACGAGCGAGCGATCTATGCGATGAAGTCGGGCTATCGACCGGATCCAACGCTGGAGCATCCATCCATCGGCAGCATTCTTTGCCACGCCGACGACGCTGGAGCTGATATTCCCCGCCACATCTCAATCTTGGCGGGTCGCAACGCCGCGACGGGTGGCTATCTCGGGCCTCAGTTCGATGCGTTCAAAACAGGTGACCCATCCGAGCCGGTTCCGGACGTCCGCCCGCGTGTTGACGAGTCACGCTACCAGCGTCGTTTGGATGCCTTGAACAATGTGTTGGAGCCGCAATTCACTCGAGGTCGTATCCGGAACCTGCAAGAGAACCGAACGTTGCATTTGGCGGGCACTCAGGCGGCACGCAAGATGATGTCGAGCGATCAACTGAGCGCGTTCGATGTCAAGGAAGAGTCACAGGCTGAGTTGGATGCTTTTGGCGATCACGCTTTTGGGCGAAGTTGCTTGGCAGCGTCGCGTTTGGTGGAGGTGGGCGTGCGGTGCGTGGAGGTGACACTCAGCGGATGGGACAGCCACATCAACAATCACAGTCTGCAATCGAGTGCCGCGGGGACTTTGGATGATGGGATTGCTGCCCTTTTAAAGCGACTGGAAGAACGAGGTCTGTTGGAGTCAACGCTGGTCGTTTGCGGCGGTGAATTTGGACGGACGCCGCAGATCAATCCGGCCGGCGGACGTGACCACTGGATCCACGGCTTCAGCACCCTGTTGGCGGGCGGTGGAATTCGACGCGGCCATGTTCACGGTGCGACGGGCTCGGAACCCAATTCAGAGAAACCGGACGCCCACGTAGTAGATCCTGTCACGA